The following coding sequences are from one Diospyros lotus cultivar Yz01 chromosome 7, ASM1463336v1, whole genome shotgun sequence window:
- the LOC127806453 gene encoding aluminum-activated malate transporter 9 has protein sequence MMGFPSARREATRLCNELQDYAGKVLEMGRSDRRKVIFAAKMGLALAVVSLLLFWVDLFPELSQYAIWAILTVVVMFEFSIGATLIKGFNRGLGTIFAGAIAFGFAKLATLSGPWEKVVIVASIFIIGLVAAYLKLYPTMLPYEYGFRVFVMTYCILMVAGNRSRDYTEAIVTRLVLIAVGAGVCFLVNTCIYPIWAGDDLHRLVVRNFRDAAASLEGCVNGYLNCFEYPSRSRIVTYEAFDHDPLHTAYKSVLESTNREQTLLGFAIWEPPHGRYKVFNYPWRNYVKLSGALRHCVFMVMALHGCILSEIQAPPEQRWVFASELERVGVEGARVLRELGDKVEKMEKLSPLDILQDVHEAAQQLQKRIIDQKSQLLMSSSSSEKQQPKELEDSQKLCRGEDEDKRETVVDVDSSAKSEASAQLWSSFIAGATKVEEDELKKWGCHQSASALSLATFASLLIEFVARLQHVVRSFQELSDKANFKNP, from the exons ATGATGGGTTTCCCGTCAGCTCGCCGGGAAGCAACGAGACTGTGTAATGAGTTGCAGGACTACGCCGGGAAAGTGCTCGAAATGGGCCGGTCTGATCGGAGGAAAGTCATCTTCGCCGCCAAGATGGGGCTGGCGCTAGCCGTTGTGTCCCTCCTCCTATTCTGGGTGGATTTGTTCCCTGAACTTTCACAGTATGCCATCTGGGCAATCCTCACCGTTGTCGTCATGTTCGAGTTCAGCATAG GAGCAACTTTAATCAAAGGATTTAATCGCGGGTTGGGGACAATTTTTGCGGGAGCCATCGCCTTTGGCTTTGCAAAGCTAGCTACACTCTCTGGTCCCTGGGAAAAAGTCGTAATTGTAGCTAGCATTTTCATAATCG GGTTAGTTGCAGCCTATTTGAAGCTGTACCCGACAATGTTGCCGTACGAATACGGGTTTCGGGTTTTCGTGATGACGTATTGTATCCTCATGGTGGCCGGAAATAGGAGTAGAGATTACACAGAGGCAATAGTCACCAGGCTGGTGCTTATAGCTGTAGGTGCCGGCGTTTGCTTCTTAGTCAATACTTGCATCTATCCCATTTGGGCCGGCGATGATCTGCACAGGCTGGTGGTCAGAAACTTCAGGGATGCTGCCGCTTCCTTGGAGG GCTGTGTTAACGGGTACCTGAATTGCTTTGAATATCCTTCAAGATCAAGAATAGTCACTTACGAAGCATTTGATCATGATCCCCTTCACACTGCTTACAAATCAGTTTTAGAGTCTACAAACCGCGAGCAGACTTtg CTGGGTTTTGCAATTTGGGAGCCCCCCCATGGCCGATACAAAGTGTTCAACTATCCATGGAGAAACTATGTGAAGCTAAGCGGAGCTTTGAGGCACTGTGTCTTCATGGTTATGGCACTTCATGGATGCATTCTTTCAGAAATACag GCTCCACCCGAGCAGAGATGGGTGTTTGCGAGCGAACTAGAAAGAGTTGGTGTAGAAGGCGCCAGAGTCCTACGAGAGCTGGGAGACAAAGTGGAGAAGATGGAGAAACTAAGCCCTCTAGACATTCTTCAAGACGTGCACGAAGCAGCGCAACAGTTGCAGAAGAGAATAATCGACCAAAAATCGCAGCTCCTGATGAGCTCATCCTCGTCAGAGAAGCAGCAGCCAAAGGAGCTCGAAGATTCCCAGAAATTATGCCGTGGAGAGGACGAAGACAAGAGGGAAACTGTGGTCGACGTCGACTCCTCGGCAAAAAGCGAAGCTTCCGCGCAGCTGTGGTCGTCGTTTATTGCCGGGGCGACAAAggtggaagaagatgaattAAAGAAGTGGGGGTGTCATCAGAGCGCCAGCGCTTTGTCTTTGGCAACCTTCGCTTCgcttttgattgaatttgtcGCCAGGCTTCAGCACGTTGTCCGCTCCTTTCAAGAGCTTAGCGACAAAGCCAACTTCAAGAATCCATAA
- the LOC127806455 gene encoding uncharacterized protein LOC127806455, producing the protein MATATAITSSLTHGRPLLSKLPFSNPRRPVAALGTRTWYLPSRRFGCKDEGLCLRTVSSCGATRRKSAGGGEVLPGGNDDTVRRVLQLVLWAAEGIYIFWLFLLPYAPGDPVWAISSDTVNSLVGLSLNFFFILPLMNSVGIHLIDAPVLHPMAEGLFNFVIGWTFMFAPLLFTDQKRDRYKGSLDVLWGFQMFLTNTFLIPYMAVRLNEADVQNSPSKQSQLGSLMANNAAFVGLIGGAVCLISTLWALFGRPEGNFGGLSDRWEFLTSYLGSERLAYAFIWDICLYMIFQPWLIGDNLQNVGKSKAGVVNYLRFVPVVGLVVFLLCLDLDEEV; encoded by the exons ATGGCGACGGCGACCGCAATAACGTCTTCTCTAACGCACGGTCGTCCTCTCCTCTCGAAACTTCCGTTCTcaaatcctagaagaccagtggCGGCGCTTGGCACCAGAACATGGTACTTGCCGTCTCGGCGATTCGGCTGCAAGGATGAGGGCCTTTGTTTAAGGACTGTTTCCTCTTGCGGCGCGACTCGCCGGAAGAGCGCCGGCGGTGGTGAGGTTCTGCCGGGAGGGAATGACGACACTGTGCGGCGCGTCCTACAGTTGGTTCTTTGGGCCGCCGAGGGAATTTACATCTTCTGGCTCTTCTTGCTTCCCTATGCTCCT GGGGATCCTGTTTGGGCTATCAGTTCAGACACGGTCAACTCTCTTGTGGGCCTTTCTCTGaatttcttctttattcttcctcTAATGAACTCTG TTGGCATTCATCTAATTGATGCACCAGTACTCCACCCG ATGGCTGAGGGACTATTCAACTTTGTTATTGGGTGGACTTTCATGTTTGCTCCTTTGCTATTCACAGATCAAAAAAGAGACAGATACAAGGGTTCACTTGATGTTTTATGGGGCTTCCAAATGTTCCTCACAAACA CATTCTTGATACCTTACATGGCAGTCCGGCTAAATGAGGCTGATGTCCAGAATTCACCCAGCAAGCAATCTCAGCTGGGTTCTCTGATGGCTAACAATGCAGCTTTTGTGGGACTGATCGGCGGTGCTGTCTGCCTGATATCCACACTATGGGCACTTTTCGGCCGACCAGAAGGTAATTTTGGGGGCCTCTCGGACAGATGGGAGTTTTTGACAAGTTATCTAGGATCCGAGCGGCTGGCATATGCATTTATTTGGGATATATGTCTCTATATGATCTTCCAGCCTTGGTTGATAGGTGACAATCTGCAAAATGTTGGGAAAAGCAAAGCTGGTGTGGTGAATTATCTTAGATTTGTACCTGTGGTTGGTTTAGTTGTGTTCCTTCTTTGTTTGGATCTTGATGAGGAGGTGTGA